The following are from one region of the Stigmatopora argus isolate UIUO_Sarg chromosome 9, RoL_Sarg_1.0, whole genome shotgun sequence genome:
- the ctbp1 gene encoding C-terminal-binding protein 1 isoform X2 — MGSSHLLNKGMPLGIRPPIMNGPMHPRPLVALLDGRDCTIEMPVLKDVATVAFCDAQSTQEIHEKVLNEAVGALMYHTITLMREDLEKFKALRIIVRIGSGYDNIDIKSAGELGIAVCNMPAASVEETADSTLCHILTLYRRTTWLHQALREGTRVQSVEQIREVASGAARIRGETLGLIGLGRVGQAVALRAKAFGFNVIFYDPYLSDGVERSLGLQRVTTLQDLLFHSDCVSLHCSLNEHNHHLINDFTIKQMRQGAFLVNTARGGLVDEKALAQALKEGRIRGAGLDVHETEPFSQGPLKDAPNLICTPHAAWYSEQASLEMREEAAREIRRAITGRIPDSLKNCVNKEFLSQNNHWTGVEQANVHPELNGAYRYPPPGVVSMTVGGLPPPVEGIVPSAVPVAHTLPPAVVHPPHTPSPGQNAVKPPESDREQHPNEQL, encoded by the exons ATGGGAAGCTCACATCTCCTCAACAAAGGCATGCCTCTAG GCATCAGACCTCCCATAATGAACGGACCCATGCACCCACGGCCCTTGGTGGCTTTATTGGATGGACGCGACTGCACAATTGAGATGCCGGTCCTCAAGGACGTCGCAACCGTGGCTTTCTGCGACGCCCAATCCACACAAGAGATCCACGAGAAG GTACTTAACGAAGCTGTGGGAGCATTGATGTATCACACAATCACTCTGATGAGAGAAGATCTGGAGAAGTTCAAAGCTCTTCGCATCATCGTGCGCATCGGCAGTGGCTATGACAACATTGACATCAAATCTGCGGGCGAACTCG GAATCGCTGTGTGTAACATGCCAGCAGCCTCGGTGGAGGAGACGGCCGACTCCACGCTCTGTCACATCCTCACCTTGTACCGCCGCACCACTTGGCTACATCAG GCTCTTCGTGAGGGAACGCGGGTCCAAAGCGTGGAGCAAATTCGAGAGGTGGCTTCAGGAGCGGCACGGATCCGCGGAGAGACTCTGGGACTCATTGGACTAG GCCGGGTGGGCCAAGCCGTGGCCCTACGTGCTAAGGCGTTTGGATTCAACGTCATTTTCTATGATCCCTATTTGTCGGATGGCGTGGAGAGATCCCTGGGCCTTCAAAGGGTTACCACGCTACAG GACCTGCTCTTCCACTCCGACTGCGTCTCGCTACATTGCAGCCTGAACGAACACAACCACCACCTCATCAACGACTTCACCATAAAGCAG ATGCGGCAGGGGGCTTTCCTGGTCAACACTGCGAGAGGGGGTCTGGTGGATGAGAAGGCCTTAGCCCAGGCCCTGAAAGAAGGGAGAATACGCGGCGCAGGCCTCGACGTGCATGAAACAGAACCTTTCAG TCAGGGTCCATTGAAGGATGCCCCCAACCTGATCTGCACCCCTCACGCTGCCTGGTACAGCGAACAGGCGTCGCTGGAGATGCGAGAAGAGGCGGCCAGAGAGATCCGAAGAGCCATCACAG GTCGTATTCCGGACAGTCTGAAAAACTGTGTCAACAAGGAGTTCTTGAGCCAGAACAACCACTGGACAGGAGTTGAACAGGCTAACGTCCACCCAGAACTCAACGGAGCCTACAG GTACCCTCCACCAGGGGTGGTGAGCATGACCGTCGGTGGCCTTCCGCCGCCGGTGGAGGGCATAGTGCCCAGCGCAGTGCCTGTTGCACATACCCTACCGCCAGCCGTGGTGCACCCACCACACACTCCATCACCCGGACAAAACGCGGTGAAGCCACCAGAGAGCGACAGAGAACAGCATCCAAACGAGCAGCTGTAG
- the ctbp1 gene encoding C-terminal-binding protein 1 isoform X1, with product MGSSHLLNKGMPLGIRPPIMNGPMHPRPLVALLDGRDCTIEMPVLKDVATVAFCDAQSTQEIHEKVLNEAVGALMYHTITLMREDLEKFKALRIIVRIGSGYDNIDIKSAGELGIAVCNMPAASVEETADSTLCHILTLYRRTTWLHQALREGTRVQSVEQIREVASGAARIRGETLGLIGLGRVGQAVALRAKAFGFNVIFYDPYLSDGVERSLGLQRVTTLQDLLFHSDCVSLHCSLNEHNHHLINDFTIKQMRQGAFLVNTARGGLVDEKALAQALKEGRIRGAGLDVHETEPFSFSQGPLKDAPNLICTPHAAWYSEQASLEMREEAAREIRRAITGRIPDSLKNCVNKEFLSQNNHWTGVEQANVHPELNGAYRYPPPGVVSMTVGGLPPPVEGIVPSAVPVAHTLPPAVVHPPHTPSPGQNAVKPPESDREQHPNEQL from the exons ATGGGAAGCTCACATCTCCTCAACAAAGGCATGCCTCTAG GCATCAGACCTCCCATAATGAACGGACCCATGCACCCACGGCCCTTGGTGGCTTTATTGGATGGACGCGACTGCACAATTGAGATGCCGGTCCTCAAGGACGTCGCAACCGTGGCTTTCTGCGACGCCCAATCCACACAAGAGATCCACGAGAAG GTACTTAACGAAGCTGTGGGAGCATTGATGTATCACACAATCACTCTGATGAGAGAAGATCTGGAGAAGTTCAAAGCTCTTCGCATCATCGTGCGCATCGGCAGTGGCTATGACAACATTGACATCAAATCTGCGGGCGAACTCG GAATCGCTGTGTGTAACATGCCAGCAGCCTCGGTGGAGGAGACGGCCGACTCCACGCTCTGTCACATCCTCACCTTGTACCGCCGCACCACTTGGCTACATCAG GCTCTTCGTGAGGGAACGCGGGTCCAAAGCGTGGAGCAAATTCGAGAGGTGGCTTCAGGAGCGGCACGGATCCGCGGAGAGACTCTGGGACTCATTGGACTAG GCCGGGTGGGCCAAGCCGTGGCCCTACGTGCTAAGGCGTTTGGATTCAACGTCATTTTCTATGATCCCTATTTGTCGGATGGCGTGGAGAGATCCCTGGGCCTTCAAAGGGTTACCACGCTACAG GACCTGCTCTTCCACTCCGACTGCGTCTCGCTACATTGCAGCCTGAACGAACACAACCACCACCTCATCAACGACTTCACCATAAAGCAG ATGCGGCAGGGGGCTTTCCTGGTCAACACTGCGAGAGGGGGTCTGGTGGATGAGAAGGCCTTAGCCCAGGCCCTGAAAGAAGGGAGAATACGCGGCGCAGGCCTCGACGTGCATGAAACAGAACCTTTCAG TTTCAGTCAGGGTCCATTGAAGGATGCCCCCAACCTGATCTGCACCCCTCACGCTGCCTGGTACAGCGAACAGGCGTCGCTGGAGATGCGAGAAGAGGCGGCCAGAGAGATCCGAAGAGCCATCACAG GTCGTATTCCGGACAGTCTGAAAAACTGTGTCAACAAGGAGTTCTTGAGCCAGAACAACCACTGGACAGGAGTTGAACAGGCTAACGTCCACCCAGAACTCAACGGAGCCTACAG GTACCCTCCACCAGGGGTGGTGAGCATGACCGTCGGTGGCCTTCCGCCGCCGGTGGAGGGCATAGTGCCCAGCGCAGTGCCTGTTGCACATACCCTACCGCCAGCCGTGGTGCACCCACCACACACTCCATCACCCGGACAAAACGCGGTGAAGCCACCAGAGAGCGACAGAGAACAGCATCCAAACGAGCAGCTGTAG
- the maea gene encoding E3 ubiquitin-protein transferase MAEA isoform X3 — protein sequence MAVQETACQLSMALKVQEYPTLKVPYETLNKRFRAAQKNIDRETSHVTMVVAELEKTLSSLPVAHSVASLLDGVVEKLNALKRKAAESIQAEDESAKLCKRRIEHLKEHSSDQPASVNLWKKKRMDRMMVEHLLRCGYYNTAVKLARQSGIEDLVNIEMFLTAKEVEESLERQETVTCLAWCHDNKSRLRKMKEESQLCEPACVDHHHSNGQDSEVMSCLEFSLRIQEFIELIRQNKRMDAVRHARKHFSQAEGGQLDEVRQVMGMLAFPSDTHISPYKDLLDPARWKMLIQQFRYDNYRLHQLGNNSVFTITLQAGLSAIKTPQCYKEDGTSKNPDCPVCSKSLNKLAQPLPMAHCANSRLVCKISGEVMNENNPPMMLPNGYVYGYNSLLSIRQDDKVVCPRTKEVFSFSQAEKVYIM from the exons ATGGCGGTGCAGGAGACGGCTTGTCAACTCTCCATGGCACTTAAAGTGCAGGAATACCCCACATTGAAG GTGCCCTACGAGACGCTCAACAAGCGCTTCCGAGCGGCCCAAAAGAACATCGACAGAGAGACGAGTCACGTGACAATGGTGGTGGCCGAGCTGGAGAAGACCCTCAGCAGCCTGCCCGTGGCGCACTCTGTGGCGTCCCTGCTGGACGGCGTGGTGGAAAAGCTCAACGCGTTGAAACGAAAG gcTGCAGAGTCTATTCAGGCCGAGGACGAAAGTGCCAAGTTGTGCAAGCGGCGCATAGAGCACCTGAAGGAACACAGCAGTGACCAGCCTGCCTCGGTCAACTTGTGGAAGAAGAAGCGCATGGACCGCATGATGGTGGAACACCTGCTGCGCTGCGGCTATTATAACACGGCCGTCAAACTGGCGAGACAGAGCGGAATTGAG gATCTGGTCAACATCGAGATGTTCCTCACGGCCAAAGAGGTGGAAGAGTCCCTGGAAAGGCAGGAGACTGTCACTTGCTTAGCCTGGTGCCATGACAACAAGTCCCGCCTTCGCAAAATGAAG GAGGAAAGCCAGCTGTGTGAGCCTGCATGTGTGGACCACCACCACTCTAATGGACAGGACTCTGAAGTGATG AGTTGTCTGGAGTTCAGCTTGAGAATCCAGGAGTTCATCGAGCTCATTCGACAGAACAAACGAATGGACGCCGTCAG acATGCAAGAAAACATTTCAGCCAAGCAGAAGGAGGACAGTTGGATGAAGTCCGGCAGGTGATGGGCATGCTGGCCTTCCCATCAGACACACACATCTCTCCGTACAAG GATCTGTTAGACCCGGCCCGTTGGAAGATGCTCATCCAGCAGTTCCGCTATGATAACTACCGACTGCACCAGCTGGGCAACAACTCCGTCTTCACCATCACTCTGCAGGCCGGGCTGTCAGCTATCAAGACACC TCAATGCTACAAGGAGGACGGCACCTCCAAGAACCCCGACTGCCCAGTGTGCAGCAAATCCCTAAACAAGCTGGCACAGCCTCTGCCCATGGCCCACTGCGCCAATTCCAGATTGGTGTGCAAGATCTCCGGCGAGGTCATGAACGAGAACAACCCCCCCATGATGCTGCCCAACGGATACGTTTACGGCTACAAC TCCCTGCTCTCCATCCGCCAAGACGATAAAGTAGTTTGCCCCAGAACCAAAGAAGTTTTCAGCTTCTCTCAGGCTGAGAAGGTCTACATCATGTGA
- the maea gene encoding E3 ubiquitin-protein transferase MAEA isoform X4, producing MAVQETACQLSMALKVQEYPTLKVPYETLNKRFRAAQKNIDRETSHVTMVVAELEKTLSSLPVAHSVASLLDGVVEKLNALKRKAAESIQAEDESAKLCKRRIEHLKEHSSDQPASVNLWKKKRMDRMMVEHLLRCGYYNTAVKLARQSGIEDLVNIEMFLTAKEVEESLERQETVTCLAWCHDNKSRLRKMKSCLEFSLRIQEFIELIRQNKRMDAVRHARKHFSQAEGGQLDEVRQVMGMLAFPSDTHISPYKDLLDPARWKMLIQQFRYDNYRLHQLGNNSVFTITLQAGLSAIKTPQCYKEDGTSKNPDCPVCSKSLNKLAQPLPMAHCANSRLVCKISGEVMNENNPPMMLPNGYVYGYNSLLSIRQDDKVVCPRTKEVFSFSQAEKVYIM from the exons ATGGCGGTGCAGGAGACGGCTTGTCAACTCTCCATGGCACTTAAAGTGCAGGAATACCCCACATTGAAG GTGCCCTACGAGACGCTCAACAAGCGCTTCCGAGCGGCCCAAAAGAACATCGACAGAGAGACGAGTCACGTGACAATGGTGGTGGCCGAGCTGGAGAAGACCCTCAGCAGCCTGCCCGTGGCGCACTCTGTGGCGTCCCTGCTGGACGGCGTGGTGGAAAAGCTCAACGCGTTGAAACGAAAG gcTGCAGAGTCTATTCAGGCCGAGGACGAAAGTGCCAAGTTGTGCAAGCGGCGCATAGAGCACCTGAAGGAACACAGCAGTGACCAGCCTGCCTCGGTCAACTTGTGGAAGAAGAAGCGCATGGACCGCATGATGGTGGAACACCTGCTGCGCTGCGGCTATTATAACACGGCCGTCAAACTGGCGAGACAGAGCGGAATTGAG gATCTGGTCAACATCGAGATGTTCCTCACGGCCAAAGAGGTGGAAGAGTCCCTGGAAAGGCAGGAGACTGTCACTTGCTTAGCCTGGTGCCATGACAACAAGTCCCGCCTTCGCAAAATGAAG AGTTGTCTGGAGTTCAGCTTGAGAATCCAGGAGTTCATCGAGCTCATTCGACAGAACAAACGAATGGACGCCGTCAG acATGCAAGAAAACATTTCAGCCAAGCAGAAGGAGGACAGTTGGATGAAGTCCGGCAGGTGATGGGCATGCTGGCCTTCCCATCAGACACACACATCTCTCCGTACAAG GATCTGTTAGACCCGGCCCGTTGGAAGATGCTCATCCAGCAGTTCCGCTATGATAACTACCGACTGCACCAGCTGGGCAACAACTCCGTCTTCACCATCACTCTGCAGGCCGGGCTGTCAGCTATCAAGACACC TCAATGCTACAAGGAGGACGGCACCTCCAAGAACCCCGACTGCCCAGTGTGCAGCAAATCCCTAAACAAGCTGGCACAGCCTCTGCCCATGGCCCACTGCGCCAATTCCAGATTGGTGTGCAAGATCTCCGGCGAGGTCATGAACGAGAACAACCCCCCCATGATGCTGCCCAACGGATACGTTTACGGCTACAAC TCCCTGCTCTCCATCCGCCAAGACGATAAAGTAGTTTGCCCCAGAACCAAAGAAGTTTTCAGCTTCTCTCAGGCTGAGAAGGTCTACATCATGTGA
- the maea gene encoding E3 ubiquitin-protein transferase MAEA isoform X1 translates to MFPTKWPARGNESSRSSPPLLLRHQIWITSPTIIIFLPPRPPTRTSGSLFVPYETLNKRFRAAQKNIDRETSHVTMVVAELEKTLSSLPVAHSVASLLDGVVEKLNALKRKAAESIQAEDESAKLCKRRIEHLKEHSSDQPASVNLWKKKRMDRMMVEHLLRCGYYNTAVKLARQSGIEDLVNIEMFLTAKEVEESLERQETVTCLAWCHDNKSRLRKMKEESQLCEPACVDHHHSNGQDSEVMSCLEFSLRIQEFIELIRQNKRMDAVRHARKHFSQAEGGQLDEVRQVMGMLAFPSDTHISPYKDLLDPARWKMLIQQFRYDNYRLHQLGNNSVFTITLQAGLSAIKTPQCYKEDGTSKNPDCPVCSKSLNKLAQPLPMAHCANSRLVCKISGEVMNENNPPMMLPNGYVYGYNSLLSIRQDDKVVCPRTKEVFSFSQAEKVYIM, encoded by the exons ATGTTCCCCACAAAATGGCCAGCGAGAGGAAATGAAAGCAGCCGCTCTTCTCCTCCTCTCTTACTGCGACATCAAATCTGGATTACCTCCCCCAccatcatcatcttcctcccACCCCGGCCCCCAACACGCACGTCAGGATCTCTCTTC GTGCCCTACGAGACGCTCAACAAGCGCTTCCGAGCGGCCCAAAAGAACATCGACAGAGAGACGAGTCACGTGACAATGGTGGTGGCCGAGCTGGAGAAGACCCTCAGCAGCCTGCCCGTGGCGCACTCTGTGGCGTCCCTGCTGGACGGCGTGGTGGAAAAGCTCAACGCGTTGAAACGAAAG gcTGCAGAGTCTATTCAGGCCGAGGACGAAAGTGCCAAGTTGTGCAAGCGGCGCATAGAGCACCTGAAGGAACACAGCAGTGACCAGCCTGCCTCGGTCAACTTGTGGAAGAAGAAGCGCATGGACCGCATGATGGTGGAACACCTGCTGCGCTGCGGCTATTATAACACGGCCGTCAAACTGGCGAGACAGAGCGGAATTGAG gATCTGGTCAACATCGAGATGTTCCTCACGGCCAAAGAGGTGGAAGAGTCCCTGGAAAGGCAGGAGACTGTCACTTGCTTAGCCTGGTGCCATGACAACAAGTCCCGCCTTCGCAAAATGAAG GAGGAAAGCCAGCTGTGTGAGCCTGCATGTGTGGACCACCACCACTCTAATGGACAGGACTCTGAAGTGATG AGTTGTCTGGAGTTCAGCTTGAGAATCCAGGAGTTCATCGAGCTCATTCGACAGAACAAACGAATGGACGCCGTCAG acATGCAAGAAAACATTTCAGCCAAGCAGAAGGAGGACAGTTGGATGAAGTCCGGCAGGTGATGGGCATGCTGGCCTTCCCATCAGACACACACATCTCTCCGTACAAG GATCTGTTAGACCCGGCCCGTTGGAAGATGCTCATCCAGCAGTTCCGCTATGATAACTACCGACTGCACCAGCTGGGCAACAACTCCGTCTTCACCATCACTCTGCAGGCCGGGCTGTCAGCTATCAAGACACC TCAATGCTACAAGGAGGACGGCACCTCCAAGAACCCCGACTGCCCAGTGTGCAGCAAATCCCTAAACAAGCTGGCACAGCCTCTGCCCATGGCCCACTGCGCCAATTCCAGATTGGTGTGCAAGATCTCCGGCGAGGTCATGAACGAGAACAACCCCCCCATGATGCTGCCCAACGGATACGTTTACGGCTACAAC TCCCTGCTCTCCATCCGCCAAGACGATAAAGTAGTTTGCCCCAGAACCAAAGAAGTTTTCAGCTTCTCTCAGGCTGAGAAGGTCTACATCATGTGA
- the maea gene encoding E3 ubiquitin-protein transferase MAEA isoform X2: MFPTKWPARGNESSRSSPPLLLRHQIWITSPTIIIFLPPRPPTRTSGSLFVPYETLNKRFRAAQKNIDRETSHVTMVVAELEKTLSSLPVAHSVASLLDGVVEKLNALKRKAAESIQAEDESAKLCKRRIEHLKEHSSDQPASVNLWKKKRMDRMMVEHLLRCGYYNTAVKLARQSGIEDLVNIEMFLTAKEVEESLERQETVTCLAWCHDNKSRLRKMKSCLEFSLRIQEFIELIRQNKRMDAVRHARKHFSQAEGGQLDEVRQVMGMLAFPSDTHISPYKDLLDPARWKMLIQQFRYDNYRLHQLGNNSVFTITLQAGLSAIKTPQCYKEDGTSKNPDCPVCSKSLNKLAQPLPMAHCANSRLVCKISGEVMNENNPPMMLPNGYVYGYNSLLSIRQDDKVVCPRTKEVFSFSQAEKVYIM; the protein is encoded by the exons ATGTTCCCCACAAAATGGCCAGCGAGAGGAAATGAAAGCAGCCGCTCTTCTCCTCCTCTCTTACTGCGACATCAAATCTGGATTACCTCCCCCAccatcatcatcttcctcccACCCCGGCCCCCAACACGCACGTCAGGATCTCTCTTC GTGCCCTACGAGACGCTCAACAAGCGCTTCCGAGCGGCCCAAAAGAACATCGACAGAGAGACGAGTCACGTGACAATGGTGGTGGCCGAGCTGGAGAAGACCCTCAGCAGCCTGCCCGTGGCGCACTCTGTGGCGTCCCTGCTGGACGGCGTGGTGGAAAAGCTCAACGCGTTGAAACGAAAG gcTGCAGAGTCTATTCAGGCCGAGGACGAAAGTGCCAAGTTGTGCAAGCGGCGCATAGAGCACCTGAAGGAACACAGCAGTGACCAGCCTGCCTCGGTCAACTTGTGGAAGAAGAAGCGCATGGACCGCATGATGGTGGAACACCTGCTGCGCTGCGGCTATTATAACACGGCCGTCAAACTGGCGAGACAGAGCGGAATTGAG gATCTGGTCAACATCGAGATGTTCCTCACGGCCAAAGAGGTGGAAGAGTCCCTGGAAAGGCAGGAGACTGTCACTTGCTTAGCCTGGTGCCATGACAACAAGTCCCGCCTTCGCAAAATGAAG AGTTGTCTGGAGTTCAGCTTGAGAATCCAGGAGTTCATCGAGCTCATTCGACAGAACAAACGAATGGACGCCGTCAG acATGCAAGAAAACATTTCAGCCAAGCAGAAGGAGGACAGTTGGATGAAGTCCGGCAGGTGATGGGCATGCTGGCCTTCCCATCAGACACACACATCTCTCCGTACAAG GATCTGTTAGACCCGGCCCGTTGGAAGATGCTCATCCAGCAGTTCCGCTATGATAACTACCGACTGCACCAGCTGGGCAACAACTCCGTCTTCACCATCACTCTGCAGGCCGGGCTGTCAGCTATCAAGACACC TCAATGCTACAAGGAGGACGGCACCTCCAAGAACCCCGACTGCCCAGTGTGCAGCAAATCCCTAAACAAGCTGGCACAGCCTCTGCCCATGGCCCACTGCGCCAATTCCAGATTGGTGTGCAAGATCTCCGGCGAGGTCATGAACGAGAACAACCCCCCCATGATGCTGCCCAACGGATACGTTTACGGCTACAAC TCCCTGCTCTCCATCCGCCAAGACGATAAAGTAGTTTGCCCCAGAACCAAAGAAGTTTTCAGCTTCTCTCAGGCTGAGAAGGTCTACATCATGTGA
- the LOC144082775 gene encoding heterogeneous nuclear ribonucleoprotein A0-like, protein MSDQLCKLFVGGLNVDTDDCGLRAHFEQFGSLTDCVVVVNKQIQRSRCFGFVTYSTPEEADAAMVAKPHIVDGNTVEVKRAMSREDANKPEALAKVKKIFVGGLKDDIEENDLSEYFCQYGEIEKSEVISEKDSQKKRGFGFVYFTDHDAADKAVVIKFHTINGHKVEVKKALTKQEMQAANRGVMSPRGRSSRGIRGNQNGYGARDYGGSYSYGNGGGGGGGYGGGYGAYGGHYGGGGYGEQGGYGGGNGYSDFGSGYGQHSSGYGPMKGGPFGGQRNPAPYARGGGGGGGGYPRGGGYGGGY, encoded by the coding sequence ATGTCCGACCAGCTTTGCAAACTCTTCGTCGGCGGCCTCAACGTCGACACCGACGACTGCGGCCTCCGCGCGCACTTTGAGCAGTTCGGCTCCCTCACCGACTGCGTGGTGGTGGTCAACAAGCAGATTCAACGCTCCCGCTGCTTCGGTTTCGTCACTTACTCGACGCCCGAGGAGGCCGACGCCGCCATGGTCGCAAAGCCGCACATCGTTGACGGCAACACCGTCGAGGTGAAACGGGCCATGTCCCGGGAAGACGCCAACAAACCAGAAGCTCTCGCTAAGGTGAAGAAAATTTTCGTCGGCGGTCTCAAAGACGACATCGAAGAGAACGATCTCTCCGAGTATTTCTGCCAGTACGGCGAAATCGAAAAGTCCGAGGTGATCTCCGAGAAGGACTCGCAGAAGAAAAGAGGCTTTGGCTTCGTTTACTTCACGGACCACGACGCCGCCGACAAGGCCGTCGTCATTAAGTTCCACACTATTAACGGACATAAAGTGGAGGTGAAGAAAGCCCTCACCAAGCAGGAAATGCAGGCGGCCAACCGGGGCGTCATGTCTCCGAGAGGAAGGTCCAGCCGAGGTATTAGGGGCAACCAAAATGGCTACGGCGCCAGAGACTACGGCGGAAGCTACAGCTACGgaaatggcggcggcggcggaggaggctACGGTGGGGGCTACGGGGCATACGGTGGACATTACGGGGGTGGTGGCTATGGCGAACAGGGAGGTTATGGTGGCGGCAATGGCTACAGCGACTTCGGCAGCGGCTACGGCCAACATTCCTCCGGCTACGGTCCCATGAAAGGAGGACCATTCGGCGGCCAGCGGAATCCGGCTCCATACGCCCGGGgaggcggcggtggtggtggcggcTACCCCAGGGGTGGTGGCTACGGTGGCGGCTACTAG
- the LOC144082774 gene encoding heterogeneous nuclear ribonucleoprotein A0-like: MTSKLKLFVGGLNPETTNEGLRGHFEQWGALSDSVVVMDPAEFRSRGFGFITYTTPEEAEAAMASKPHVVDGRSVDLKWAVAREEASKTDVSSNVKKIFVGGVKDHLKPENLSEYFSQFGPVEKAEIIFDKITGRNRGFGFVFFEENDSASKAANTKFHTIIGTKVEVKRAMSKQEMSGGGRGGGGGRGRGRGMQSSYGGGGGYGGGGGGGGYGGGGGYGGGGAGYGGGGYGAGAGGGYRTGYDGADYGASGYGGGGYGASYGGGGYDTSMAGSYSNGDFGEGYGQQQSGYGAMKGGNYSSFRSGAPYSRGGGYSRGGGYGGGY, from the coding sequence ATGACGTCCAAACTAAAGCTCTTTGTTGGCGGCCTCAATCCAGAAACGACGAACGAAGGCCTCCGCGGTCATTTCGAGCAATGGGGTGCGTTGAGCGACTCCGTGGTGGTGATGGACCCGGCGGAGTTCCGCTCCCGCGGATTCGGCTTCATAACGTACACGACGCCGGAGGAGGCCGAAGCAGCAATGGCGTCCAAGCCACATGTCGTTGACGGTCGCAGCGTGGACCTCAAGTGGGCCGTGGCCCGGGAAGAGGCGAGTAAAACCGACGTATCGTCCAACGTCAAGAAGATCTTCGTCGGCGGCGTCAAGGACCACCTAAAGCCCGAGAACCTAAGCGAATACTTCTCCCAATTCGGCCCGGTGGAGAAGGCCGAGATCATCTTCGACAAGATAACCGGCAGGAATCGCGGCTTCGGCTTTGTCTTCTTTGAGGAGAACGACTCTGCCTCCAAGGCGGCGAACACCAAGTTCCACACTATCATCGGCACCAAGGTGGAAGTCAAGCGGGCTATGAGCAAGCAGGAAATGTCAGGCGGAGGTAGAGGTGGAGGCGGCGGCCGGGGTCGCGGCAGAGGCATGCAGAGCAGCtacggtggtggcggcggctacggaggaggaggcggcggcggaggctacggaggcggcggcggctacggtggcggcggcgccggcTACGGAGGTGGCGGCTACGGGGCCGGCGCTGGCGGCGGCTACAGAACAGGCTACGACGGCGCGGACTACGGAGCAAGCGGCTACGGAGGCGGGGGCTACGGTGCCAGCTACGGAGGAGGAGGCTACGACACCAGCATGGCTGGCAGCTATAGCAACGGGGACTTCGGGGAGGGCTACGGACAGCAGCAATCCGGCTACGGCGCGATGAAAGGAGGCAACTACTCCTCCTTCCGGAGCGGGGCCCCGTACAGCAGAGGTGGTGGCTATAGCCGGGGGGGAGGCTACGGAGGCGGCTATTAG